A stretch of Pseudomonas sp. LS.1a DNA encodes these proteins:
- a CDS encoding DUF2256 domain-containing protein, whose protein sequence is MKKGLLPSKVCVVCGRPFNWRKRWARCWAQVRYCSERCRKSAPYREAREQGQGSGPYRHQ, encoded by the coding sequence ATGAAAAAGGGTCTTTTGCCCAGCAAGGTCTGCGTGGTGTGTGGGCGGCCGTTCAACTGGCGCAAGCGCTGGGCGCGTTGTTGGGCGCAGGTGCGCTACTGCTCCGAACGATGCCGCAAATCAGCACCGTACCGCGAGGCGCGCGAGCAGGGGCAGGGTAGCGGCCCATATAGGCACCAGTAG